A single genomic interval of Nostoc commune NIES-4072 harbors:
- the tmk gene encoding dTMP kinase has translation MNGKLIVFEGVEGCGKTSQMQLCSKWLESLGVSVVVTREPGGTELGLHLRRLLLEKTEDKPVAQVTELLLYAADRSQHVEQELKPQLQAGKYILCDRYTDSTIAYQGYGRGLNMSLINQLNHIATAGLESDLTIWLDVDVEVGLARKRGDGIGLDRIEQETIAFHRRVQQGYAELAASYPSRIVRVDGSLSKEAVQQVIQGILRVHLKELP, from the coding sequence ATGAATGGCAAATTAATTGTATTTGAAGGGGTAGAAGGCTGTGGTAAAACCAGCCAAATGCAGCTTTGTTCTAAGTGGTTGGAAAGTCTGGGTGTTTCTGTGGTGGTTACTCGTGAACCCGGTGGAACAGAGTTAGGCTTACATCTTCGCCGCTTGCTATTAGAGAAGACGGAGGATAAACCAGTTGCACAAGTGACAGAACTTTTGTTGTATGCTGCTGACCGATCGCAACACGTTGAACAAGAACTTAAACCGCAACTGCAAGCAGGGAAATATATTTTATGCGATCGCTACACTGACTCTACCATTGCCTACCAAGGATATGGTCGCGGTCTTAACATGAGTTTAATCAATCAGCTTAATCATATTGCCACTGCTGGTTTAGAGAGTGACTTAACTATTTGGCTAGATGTCGATGTCGAAGTAGGACTAGCCCGTAAACGAGGAGATGGAATAGGGTTAGACCGCATTGAACAAGAAACAATCGCTTTTCATCGGCGCGTTCAGCAAGGATACGCAGAGTTAGCAGCATCCTATCCCTCAAGAATTGTGCGGGTAGATGGCAGTTTGAGTAAAGAAGCTGTACAACAAGTCATTCAAGGAATTTTGCGCGTACACTTGAAGGAGTTGCCATAG
- a CDS encoding IS200/IS605 family accessory protein TnpB-related protein, giving the protein MPVQIKKVDTEDSDFVCSVDMGINNAATVSIVGKNGTVKARKFINPARDIDRRNQRRMMIRKKSSQTANLTKRKLPTGFCKGLYRKSANINLEISRKVMRDIVEFAKTHNVKVIVFENLSGWKAKAGRKGSLQKQKFHLWCHCKIVELTQQRWNELGGKIIFINPKYTSAYAFDGSGKVRRSKINYSLAVFKNDKQYNADLSASYNIGARYWYSLIVGDKHFSRVFVGKSSNDTLRTPVTLDTLRNLRVS; this is encoded by the coding sequence ATGCCCGTTCAAATTAAGAAGGTTGATACAGAAGACTCTGATTTTGTATGCAGTGTTGATATGGGCATTAACAATGCTGCTACAGTCTCAATTGTTGGTAAAAACGGTACTGTAAAGGCAAGGAAGTTCATTAACCCTGCCAGAGACATAGACCGCAGAAATCAACGTAGAATGATGATTAGGAAGAAATCATCACAAACAGCTAATCTAACAAAACGAAAACTACCTACTGGTTTTTGCAAAGGACTTTACCGCAAGTCAGCCAACATCAATTTAGAAATATCTCGTAAGGTTATGAGAGACATTGTGGAGTTTGCGAAAACTCACAATGTTAAAGTAATTGTGTTTGAGAATTTATCTGGATGGAAAGCTAAGGCAGGTAGAAAGGGTTCTCTGCAAAAGCAAAAATTCCATCTTTGGTGTCACTGTAAAATAGTTGAGTTGACACAACAAAGATGGAATGAATTGGGAGGTAAAATAATTTTTATTAACCCTAAATACACCAGTGCTTACGCTTTTGATGGAAGTGGTAAGGTTAGAAGGAGTAAGATTAATTACTCTTTGGCTGTATTTAAAAATGATAAGCAGTACAACGCTGATCTCTCTGCTTCTTACAATATTGGTGCTAGATACTGGTACTCGTTAATTGTAGGAGATAAGCACTTTTCTAGAGTGTTCGTAGGCAAAAGTTCCAACGACACACTGAGAACGCCAGTAACTCTGGATACGCTGAGAAATCTTAGGGTTTCCTAG
- a CDS encoding hydantoinase/oxoprolinase family protein, whose protein sequence is MLKVFADRGGTFTDIVAVTNNQAIIDRLSRHPERFLIVTLPNQQWIIVYKLLSDNPEQYQDAAIQGIRDIMGIASNESIPTEAIEVVKMGTTVATNALLERKGDRVVLFITKGFKDALRIGYQNRPNIFACHIVLPTMLYEQVIEIDERYDAHGNELIPVNIQQVKNELQVVYNIGIRSCAIVFMHSDRYPKHEQEIAKIAQEIGFTQISVSHQVSPLMKLVSRGDTTVVDAYLTPILRRYVNQVASQLPGVKLMFMKSDGGLVAAEQFQGKDSILSGPAGGIVGAVQTSKRAGFELVITFDMGGTSTDVAHFKGEYERQLDSEIAGARMRVPVLAINTIAAGGGSILFFDGSSYRVGPKSAGSNPGPACYRRGGPLAVTDANVMLGKIHPQYFPSVFGIDGNLPLDKDTVIQQFTQLAQDIQAATLNHSTPEQVAAGFIAIAVENMANAIKKISLQRGYDVSQYVLCCFGGAGGQVACLIADTLGMKKIFLHPYAGVLSAYGMGLADVRAIRETGVEQPLTQALIPKLHQLMEYLETQARSEINEVNPQTEIVQKVNLKYEGTNSTLTVNFADDVVLMQQKFEDEHKSRYGFIQLDKTLIVESASVEVIQKMETPEEPLITRTRSIVEAPKAVEIVRMFTADRWYDTPVYRREDLQPEESINGPAIVVEKISTIVVEPNWQARLSERNHLILQRL, encoded by the coding sequence ATGTTAAAAGTTTTTGCCGATCGCGGTGGTACATTCACAGATATTGTTGCTGTTACTAATAATCAGGCAATTATAGACAGACTCTCAAGACATCCTGAACGTTTTTTAATTGTGACTCTGCCTAATCAGCAATGGATTATAGTCTACAAACTGCTTTCAGACAATCCCGAACAATATCAAGATGCAGCCATCCAAGGAATTCGAGATATCATGGGTATTGCTAGCAACGAATCCATTCCTACTGAAGCGATAGAAGTAGTAAAAATGGGGACAACGGTAGCAACAAACGCGCTCTTAGAAAGGAAAGGCGATCGCGTCGTTCTTTTCATCACTAAAGGTTTTAAAGATGCACTACGAATTGGCTACCAAAACCGTCCTAACATCTTTGCCTGTCATATCGTTTTACCAACCATGCTATATGAGCAGGTAATTGAGATTGATGAACGTTATGATGCTCATGGAAATGAATTAATTCCTGTAAATATTCAACAAGTCAAAAATGAATTACAAGTAGTTTACAACATAGGAATTCGGAGTTGTGCGATTGTTTTTATGCACAGCGATCGCTATCCCAAACACGAACAAGAAATAGCCAAAATCGCCCAAGAAATCGGCTTTACACAAATATCTGTATCTCATCAAGTTAGTCCGTTAATGAAATTAGTCAGTCGAGGAGATACAACAGTAGTTGATGCTTATTTAACTCCAATTTTACGTCGCTATGTCAACCAAGTAGCGAGTCAGTTACCTGGAGTAAAATTAATGTTTATGAAATCTGACGGTGGTTTAGTCGCAGCTGAACAATTTCAAGGCAAAGATAGTATTTTAAGTGGCCCGGCTGGTGGTATTGTCGGTGCAGTACAAACTAGTAAAAGAGCAGGTTTTGAGTTAGTTATTACCTTTGATATGGGAGGGACAAGTACAGATGTCGCCCACTTTAAAGGAGAGTATGAACGACAATTAGATTCAGAAATTGCTGGGGCGCGGATGCGAGTTCCCGTATTAGCAATTAATACCATTGCGGCTGGAGGCGGTTCAATTCTCTTTTTTGATGGTTCTAGTTATCGTGTCGGCCCTAAATCTGCTGGTTCAAATCCTGGCCCTGCTTGTTACCGACGCGGGGGGCCATTAGCGGTTACTGATGCTAATGTGATGTTAGGCAAAATCCACCCGCAATATTTTCCGTCGGTTTTTGGAATTGATGGAAATTTACCTTTAGATAAAGATACTGTAATTCAGCAATTTACACAATTAGCCCAAGATATTCAAGCCGCTACATTAAATCATTCTACTCCCGAACAAGTAGCTGCTGGATTTATTGCGATCGCAGTGGAAAATATGGCGAACGCAATTAAAAAAATCAGTCTACAACGGGGTTATGATGTCAGTCAATATGTGCTTTGTTGTTTTGGCGGTGCAGGCGGACAAGTTGCTTGTTTAATTGCCGATACCTTGGGAATGAAAAAAATATTTCTTCACCCTTATGCTGGTGTTCTCTCTGCTTATGGAATGGGATTAGCTGATGTCCGGGCAATTAGAGAAACAGGAGTAGAACAGCCTTTAACCCAAGCATTAATTCCTAAATTACACCAGTTAATGGAATATTTAGAAACTCAAGCTAGAAGTGAAATAAATGAAGTTAATCCTCAAACAGAAATAGTTCAGAAAGTCAACTTAAAATATGAAGGAACTAACTCTACTTTAACCGTTAACTTTGCCGATGATGTGGTATTGATGCAGCAAAAATTTGAGGATGAACATAAATCCCGCTATGGTTTTATTCAATTAGATAAAACTTTAATTGTCGAATCAGCCTCAGTAGAAGTAATTCAGAAAATGGAGACTCCTGAAGAACCTTTAATTACTCGTACACGCTCTATAGTTGAAGCTCCCAAAGCCGTTGAGATAGTAAGGATGTTTACTGCTGATAGATGGTATGATACGCCTGTTTATCGACGAGAAGATTTACAACCAGAAGAGAGTATTAATGGGCCTGCGATCGTTGTTGAAAAAATTAGCACAATTGTAGTGGAACCTAATTGGCAAGCAAGATTAAGCGAACGTAATCATTTAATTTTACAGCGTCTATAA
- a CDS encoding alpha-amylase family glycosyl hydrolase: MAKPIEFSLFAPYNKGAALIGSFSDWQEIPMEKGDDGYFRTSVELEDGVYKYKFRVQSNSWFFEPEQWVDVTDPEVTDVDEQSGKDDGVIRVKDGERITDTYIWQHDDKPLPADHELVIYELHVGDFSGGEDDPYARGKYKHVIEKLDYLCELGINAIELMPLKEYPGDYSWGYNPRHFFATESSYGSTAELKNLIDECHGKGIRVILDGIYNHSEASAPLTQIDHDYWYHHEPRDPDNNWGPEFNYEHYDEKLDIKPAWKFIGETIRFWISEYHIDGIRYDAARQIANYDFMHWIVQEAKKTASMKPFYNVAEHIPETTSITNVDGPMDGCWHDSFYHCILEHICGDTFDLERLKDVIDCKRQGFLGATNVVNYLTNHDHNHVMVELGNREIFDEEAFRRVKLGVAILMTAVGVPLIWMGEEFGEYKPKQPESSKIDWTLLGNDLNRSLFESYKGLTNLRKSSHALYTENIDFIHENPEAKVLAYTRWNDEGSRVVVIANFSENFLADYHVPNFPSPGTWHEWTGNYDVEAGDDGIITDLGPYEAKVFVWQ, encoded by the coding sequence ATGGCAAAGCCAATTGAATTTAGTTTATTTGCACCTTATAACAAAGGAGCTGCATTAATTGGTTCTTTTTCTGATTGGCAAGAAATTCCAATGGAGAAAGGTGATGATGGTTATTTTCGTACAAGCGTTGAACTAGAAGACGGCGTTTATAAATATAAATTCCGTGTCCAGTCAAATTCATGGTTTTTTGAACCAGAACAATGGGTTGATGTTACAGATCCTGAGGTAACTGATGTAGATGAACAGAGTGGAAAAGATGATGGCGTTATCCGGGTCAAAGATGGCGAAAGGATTACCGATACCTATATTTGGCAACATGATGATAAACCTTTACCTGCTGACCACGAATTAGTAATTTATGAATTGCATGTTGGTGACTTTTCTGGTGGTGAGGATGACCCTTATGCACGAGGTAAGTACAAACACGTCATTGAAAAGTTAGATTATTTATGCGAACTAGGAATCAACGCTATTGAGTTGATGCCACTTAAAGAATATCCTGGTGATTATAGTTGGGGTTATAACCCCAGGCACTTCTTTGCAACAGAATCTAGTTATGGTTCTACTGCTGAGTTAAAAAATTTGATTGATGAGTGTCATGGTAAAGGTATTCGTGTAATTCTGGACGGTATTTATAACCACTCAGAAGCATCTGCTCCCTTAACACAAATTGACCACGATTATTGGTATCATCATGAACCCCGTGACCCTGATAATAACTGGGGCCCTGAGTTTAATTATGAACATTATGACGAAAAATTAGATATTAAACCAGCGTGGAAATTTATTGGTGAAACAATCCGTTTTTGGATATCAGAATATCATATTGATGGGATTCGCTATGATGCGGCGCGGCAAATTGCTAACTACGATTTCATGCACTGGATTGTTCAGGAAGCCAAAAAAACTGCTAGCATGAAGCCTTTTTATAACGTTGCCGAACATATTCCTGAAACTACCAGCATTACCAATGTAGATGGGCCAATGGATGGTTGCTGGCATGACAGTTTTTATCACTGCATTCTAGAACATATCTGCGGTGATACATTTGATTTAGAGCGTCTCAAAGATGTCATTGACTGCAAGCGCCAAGGCTTCTTAGGTGCCACCAATGTAGTAAATTACCTCACGAACCACGACCATAACCATGTCATGGTTGAATTAGGAAACCGTGAGATTTTTGACGAAGAAGCTTTTAGGCGGGTTAAATTAGGAGTAGCCATCCTAATGACTGCTGTTGGCGTACCTTTAATTTGGATGGGAGAAGAATTTGGGGAGTACAAACCTAAACAACCCGAATCATCGAAAATCGATTGGACGCTGTTAGGTAATGATTTAAATCGTAGTTTATTTGAATCATACAAAGGCTTAACCAACCTACGTAAAAGCAGTCATGCTCTTTACACAGAAAATATTGATTTTATCCACGAAAATCCAGAGGCTAAAGTATTAGCTTATACTCGTTGGAATGATGAAGGTTCTCGTGTAGTCGTAATTGCAAATTTCTCTGAAAATTTCCTAGCTGACTATCATGTTCCTAACTTTCCTAGCCCTGGTACATGGCATGAGTGGACAGGCAATTATGATGTCGAAGCTGGTGACGATGGCATCATAACTGACTTGGGCCCATACGAAGCCAAAGTCTTTGTATGGCAGTAA
- a CDS encoding acylphosphatase translates to MQNSTALPKIIRAHVFISGRVQGVGYRYSTVDTARQLGLTGWVRNLPDNRVEAVFEGAQDIVDNMVRWCHSGPPAAVVQDVVVEYEEPEGLRGFEVKRVD, encoded by the coding sequence ATGCAGAATTCTACAGCACTGCCAAAGATCATCCGCGCCCATGTATTCATTTCTGGCCGAGTCCAAGGAGTTGGCTATCGGTATTCCACTGTAGATACAGCTAGGCAGTTGGGATTAACCGGCTGGGTGCGAAATCTCCCTGATAATCGAGTAGAGGCAGTCTTTGAAGGAGCGCAAGATATTGTAGATAACATGGTTCGCTGGTGTCACTCTGGGCCACCTGCTGCTGTAGTTCAAGATGTTGTGGTTGAGTATGAAGAACCGGAAGGGTTACGGGGATTTGAAGTTAAACGGGTTGATTAA
- the tnpA gene encoding IS200/IS605 family transposase: MDNDIKLKTRSNSAFRLIYHLVLVTKFRRKSLTAEILTRMKSIINELLFKWECELIEFGGEADHLHLLIETHPSVDLSKLVNNIKTVTSRKLRSEFSQHLKKFYWAEKPQFWSGSYALISVGAQAPLDKLIEYVQNQEKPE; encoded by the coding sequence ATGGATAATGATATCAAGCTAAAAACCCGTTCTAACAGTGCTTTTAGACTCATCTATCATTTAGTTCTGGTAACTAAATTCCGTCGCAAATCTTTAACGGCGGAAATACTCACCAGGATGAAATCAATCATCAATGAATTACTGTTTAAATGGGAATGTGAGTTAATTGAGTTTGGTGGAGAAGCAGATCATCTGCATCTGTTGATTGAGACTCATCCCAGTGTTGACTTATCTAAATTAGTAAATAATATAAAAACTGTAACTTCTCGGAAGTTACGCTCTGAATTTTCTCAACATCTAAAAAAGTTTTATTGGGCAGAAAAACCTCAGTTTTGGTCTGGTTCTTATGCGTTAATTAGTGTTGGCGCACAAGCACCACTGGATAAACTTATAGAATATGTCCAGAACCAAGAGAAACCAGAATGA
- a CDS encoding DUF1823 family protein, with protein sequence MSNLPPLNTETIWAILEEKLDDATVNELLWHYLGYRYDSSTAQWDTSLVAPEWQDDYPQPPNFIESRPATVKLTRSITVENKQLLKEKLGFKGYKIGEFGPRQTRRATAAGWLLSYLQQTNGKIE encoded by the coding sequence ATGTCTAACTTGCCACCACTCAATACAGAAACAATTTGGGCAATTCTTGAGGAAAAACTTGATGATGCCACAGTCAACGAGTTGCTATGGCATTATTTAGGCTATCGCTATGATTCCTCAACTGCACAATGGGACACTAGCCTAGTTGCACCAGAATGGCAAGATGATTACCCCCAACCACCAAATTTTATTGAATCTCGCCCCGCAACAGTCAAGTTGACTCGTTCAATTACTGTTGAAAATAAACAACTGCTCAAAGAAAAGCTGGGTTTCAAAGGTTACAAAATTGGGGAATTTGGGCCTCGGCAAACTCGCAGGGCGACAGCCGCAGGTTGGTTATTAAGTTATCTGCAACAAACTAACGGCAAAATTGAGTAA
- a CDS encoding aminotransferase-like domain-containing protein, with protein sequence MYTPLVQAQTQPGMINFGYGYPRPPKDINLIARRALRQDDADIFFSHEMPQGQLTLCRQIAQMLVHQGLEVFPEDLIITNGSQQGLSLAMNYYVQPGDWVIVEAPTYYGAISILENLGAKIIGIPMTAEGMNLDLLKQYLHSHHPKLIYTISTFHNPTGLTTTQAHRQQLLALAEKYECPILEDNAYEGINFDAVPAPIKALDKNNLVTYLSTFSKTLMPGLRVGYMVVTGKHYQAIIERKLLHDLHTSSISQTIVSEYLASGHYRRHLSRLRTDNLQSRNTMLQALERYFPEEIRWTVPTGGLFLWVQLPDDIPIGTIRKEAFAQNVYLACGSAFFPDKQGYPAMRLTFCMPPEEIEQGISIVGKLLKKYISRGCVNTERLVVKHRISNYQPLVQSL encoded by the coding sequence ATGTATACTCCACTGGTGCAAGCACAAACACAGCCAGGAATGATTAATTTTGGCTACGGTTATCCTCGTCCACCAAAGGATATTAACCTGATTGCTAGACGAGCATTAAGGCAAGATGACGCTGATATTTTCTTTTCTCATGAGATGCCTCAAGGACAGCTAACTCTGTGCAGACAAATTGCTCAGATGTTAGTGCATCAAGGATTGGAGGTTTTTCCAGAGGATTTAATTATTACTAATGGCTCTCAGCAAGGGTTGTCATTAGCTATGAATTATTATGTACAACCTGGTGATTGGGTGATTGTCGAAGCTCCCACCTATTATGGTGCAATTTCAATCTTAGAAAACTTAGGAGCTAAGATTATTGGCATTCCCATGACTGCGGAGGGAATGAATTTAGATTTATTAAAGCAATATCTACACAGCCATCATCCGAAATTAATTTATACGATTAGTACCTTTCACAATCCAACTGGATTGACGACAACACAAGCTCATCGTCAGCAATTATTAGCATTAGCTGAAAAATATGAGTGTCCTATTTTAGAAGATAATGCTTATGAAGGCATAAATTTTGATGCTGTGCCAGCACCAATTAAAGCTTTAGATAAAAATAATTTAGTGACTTATTTAAGCACTTTTTCTAAAACTTTAATGCCTGGTTTACGAGTGGGCTATATGGTAGTTACAGGTAAGCATTATCAAGCAATTATTGAGCGGAAGTTGCTCCATGATTTGCACACATCCAGTATTTCGCAAACAATAGTTAGCGAATATCTCGCTTCAGGACATTACCGCCGTCACCTCAGCCGACTTCGCACAGATAATCTGCAAAGTCGTAATACCATGTTGCAAGCTTTAGAGCGTTATTTTCCTGAAGAGATCCGGTGGACAGTTCCCACGGGTGGGTTATTTCTCTGGGTACAGTTACCAGATGATATTCCGATTGGGACAATTCGTAAAGAAGCCTTTGCACAAAATGTCTACCTGGCGTGCGGTTCGGCATTTTTCCCCGATAAGCAGGGTTATCCAGCGATGCGTCTGACTTTCTGTATGCCGCCAGAGGAGATTGAGCAAGGTATTTCGATTGTGGGTAAGTTGCTGAAAAAGTATATTTCCAGAGGATGCGTAAATACAGAGCGGCTTGTCGTTAAACATCGCATATCTAATTATCAACCGCTTGTTCAGAGTTTGTAG
- a CDS encoding GNAT family N-acetyltransferase produces the protein MKIRPATPDDILLIFSFIKKKSEFDRNIGAYSGVLQVTEEKIRKTIFGTVPFSYVLFAETSKCVVGFALYGFRYSSFVGQPSIWLDDLYVDKDMRSQGAGAALMSYLAQVAKDNDCTHLAWNTDIRNSRGLSFYDRVGAKVTEQKGNRYFLTWTPQILAV, from the coding sequence ATGAAAATTCGGCCTGCTACACCTGATGACATATTACTAATTTTTTCCTTTATCAAAAAAAAGTCTGAATTTGATAGAAACATTGGTGCTTATTCTGGTGTACTTCAAGTTACTGAGGAGAAAATACGTAAAACAATTTTTGGAACAGTCCCTTTCTCTTACGTTTTATTTGCAGAAACCTCAAAGTGTGTGGTTGGGTTTGCTTTATATGGATTCAGATATTCATCTTTTGTAGGGCAACCGAGTATTTGGCTTGATGATTTGTATGTGGACAAAGATATGAGAAGTCAGGGAGCAGGAGCCGCGTTAATGAGTTATTTAGCTCAAGTAGCAAAGGACAATGACTGTACCCATCTTGCTTGGAATACTGATATTCGCAACAGTCGCGGACTTAGTTTTTATGATAGGGTAGGTGCAAAAGTTACGGAGCAGAAAGGTAATCGCTATTTTTTAACCTGGACACCACAAATACTTGCTGTATAA
- a CDS encoding 3-deoxy-7-phosphoheptulonate synthase has protein sequence MHNKLFNSNIDNANIENDRILLTPNEIKSKLPLTQLAEQRVLAYRQEIEQILDFQDRRKFIVVGPCSIHDPKAALEYSERLKRLAERVQDKLLLIMRVYFEKPRTTVGWKGLINDPDMDDSFHVENGLLIARELLLKITELGLPAGTEALDPIIPQYISELITWSAIGARTTESQTHREMASGLSMPVGFKNGTDGNIQVALNALQSARNPHNFIGINQNGQVSVFQTKGNGYGHVILRGGSQPNFDPANVKLVEEKLKQADLPPRIVIDCSHGNTNKDYKLQGAVLENIIQQIVDGNTSIVGMMLESHLHEGSQPITGKEELKYGISVTDKCIGWEETEKIILAAHEKLK, from the coding sequence ATGCACAACAAATTATTTAATAGTAATATCGACAATGCTAACATTGAGAACGATCGCATTTTATTAACTCCCAATGAAATCAAATCAAAATTACCTTTAACACAATTAGCCGAGCAAAGAGTTTTAGCATATAGGCAAGAAATAGAACAGATCCTAGATTTTCAGGATCGGAGAAAATTTATCGTAGTTGGGCCATGCTCAATCCACGACCCAAAAGCAGCACTCGAATATTCTGAGAGATTGAAAAGATTGGCCGAGCGAGTGCAGGATAAGCTGCTACTAATTATGCGAGTGTACTTTGAAAAACCAAGAACAACCGTAGGCTGGAAAGGGTTAATTAATGATCCAGATATGGATGATTCTTTCCATGTAGAAAATGGATTATTAATTGCACGGGAACTATTATTAAAAATTACAGAATTGGGATTACCTGCTGGTACAGAGGCACTAGATCCAATCATACCTCAATATATTAGTGAACTAATTACGTGGTCTGCCATTGGGGCACGCACAACCGAATCACAAACTCACCGCGAAATGGCAAGCGGACTTTCCATGCCTGTGGGTTTTAAAAACGGTACTGACGGGAATATTCAAGTAGCTTTGAATGCCTTACAATCAGCTAGAAACCCGCATAATTTTATCGGAATTAATCAAAACGGACAGGTTAGCGTCTTTCAAACTAAAGGTAATGGCTACGGTCACGTAATTTTAAGGGGTGGTAGTCAACCTAACTTTGATCCAGCAAATGTCAAACTGGTAGAAGAGAAATTAAAACAGGCAGATTTACCACCGAGGATTGTTATTGACTGTAGCCACGGCAATACCAATAAAGATTACAAATTACAAGGCGCTGTCTTAGAAAATATTATTCAGCAAATAGTAGATGGTAATACATCAATAGTTGGCATGATGCTGGAATCGCATTTGCATGAGGGTAGTCAACCAATTACTGGTAAAGAAGAATTAAAATATGGGATTTCTGTAACTGATAAATGTATTGGCTGGGAAGAAACCGAAAAAATTATTTTAGCTGCTCACGAAAAACTTAAATAA
- a CDS encoding hydantoinase B/oxoprolinase family protein, which translates to MYTTTQPDPVRLEIFKNLYQFIAEQMGIVLQNTAASVNIKERLDFSCAIFDSSGLLVANAPHIPVHLGSMSESVRSLINEKRDTLKPGNVYLSNNPYNGGTHLPDVTAITPVFIENSDNNPFPMPNAQCPIPLFFVASRGHQADIGGITPGSMPPHSTTVEEEGLIFDNFLLVEEGNFRETAVRQYLSNHTYPARNPNQNIADFKAQIAANERGVQELCKMVSQYGVDTVQAYMNFVQANAEESVRKAINLLKDGSFVYEMDNGARIQVKVTIYPETRSATIDFTGTSRQLKSNFNAPKAVTQAAVLYVFRTLVDDNIPLNAGCLNPLEIIIPVGCMLNPTYPAAVVAGNVETSQTIVDALYGALGVMAASQGTMNNFTFGNEQYQYYETICGGSGAGIDFDGTDGIHSHMTNSRLTDPEVLETRYPVLLESFSLRHDSGGKGQYSGGNGVVRRIRFLEPMTANILSGHRVVPPFGLNGGEAGVIGRNWVQRENGIEENLDSTATVEMEPGDVFVIETPGGGGFGKVS; encoded by the coding sequence ATGTACACAACAACGCAACCAGATCCCGTCCGCTTAGAAATCTTCAAAAATCTCTATCAATTTATCGCCGAACAAATGGGAATTGTTCTCCAAAATACAGCAGCATCTGTAAATATCAAAGAAAGGCTAGATTTCTCCTGCGCTATTTTTGACTCATCTGGATTATTAGTTGCTAATGCCCCCCACATTCCTGTACATTTAGGCTCAATGAGCGAAAGTGTCCGCAGTTTAATTAACGAAAAACGTGACACCCTAAAACCAGGAAATGTCTATTTATCTAATAACCCTTATAACGGTGGAACCCACCTCCCTGACGTAACTGCAATTACCCCTGTTTTTATAGAAAATAGTGATAATAATCCATTCCCCATGCCCAATGCCCAATGCCCAATTCCCCTATTTTTTGTTGCTTCTCGTGGACACCAAGCAGATATCGGTGGAATTACTCCCGGTTCAATGCCTCCCCACAGTACGACAGTAGAAGAGGAAGGACTTATTTTTGATAATTTTCTCTTGGTTGAAGAGGGAAATTTTCGAGAAACCGCAGTAAGACAGTACCTTTCAAATCATACTTATCCTGCTCGTAACCCTAACCAAAATATCGCTGATTTTAAAGCACAAATTGCCGCAAATGAACGGGGAGTACAAGAACTTTGTAAAATGGTTTCCCAATACGGGGTTGATACTGTTCAAGCTTACATGAACTTTGTGCAAGCTAATGCTGAGGAGTCGGTAAGAAAGGCGATCAATCTTCTCAAGGATGGCTCATTTGTTTATGAAATGGATAATGGGGCACGAATTCAAGTTAAAGTGACGATTTACCCAGAAACTCGTAGTGCTACCATTGATTTTACTGGAACTTCTCGGCAACTAAAAAGTAATTTTAATGCTCCTAAAGCTGTAACTCAAGCCGCAGTTTTATATGTCTTTCGGACTTTGGTTGATGATAATATTCCTCTGAATGCCGGGTGTCTTAACCCTCTAGAAATTATTATTCCGGTTGGCTGTATGCTGAATCCAACTTATCCAGCAGCAGTAGTAGCGGGTAATGTCGAAACTTCTCAAACTATTGTCGATGCTTTATATGGCGCTTTAGGTGTCATGGCTGCTTCTCAAGGAACGATGAATAATTTTACTTTTGGTAATGAGCAATATCAATATTATGAAACTATCTGCGGCGGCTCTGGAGCAGGAATTGATTTTGATGGAACTGATGGTATTCATTCTCACATGACTAACTCCCGTTTAACCGATCCAGAAGTTTTAGAAACCCGTTATCCTGTACTTTTAGAAAGCTTTAGTCTTCGTCATGATAGCGGTGGTAAAGGGCAATATTCTGGTGGTAATGGAGTTGTCCGCCGCATCCGTTTTTTAGAACCCATGACAGCTAATATTCTCTCTGGACATCGGGTTGTCCCTCCCTTTGGATTAAATGGTGGGGAAGCTGGGGTTATCGGACGCAACTGGGTACAACGTGAAAATGGAATTGAAGAGAATTTAGACAGCACAGCAACAGTAGAGATGGAACCTGGGGATGTTTTTGTGATAGAAACTCCTGGCGGAGGCGGATTTGGTAAAGTCTCCTAG